One segment of Saprospiraceae bacterium DNA contains the following:
- a CDS encoding TlpA family protein disulfide reductase, whose protein sequence is MKLSLLFALCGIGFNILSGQNVQITAEFPFGIPLLQPDSVAVNTNDLLKRDKPTVLAFWLTTCRPCQMELASYAQHCADWQQEADFRLLAVSIDFPERWPQVVQMANEKGWPFPVYWDYSRAFKSVLPGGLNGLPQVFLFDANGTLVWHHKKYAPGDEQTLFSQIKNLTR, encoded by the coding sequence ATGAAATTATCGCTTCTCTTTGCTCTTTGCGGCATCGGTTTCAATATCCTTTCGGGGCAAAATGTTCAAATCACCGCTGAGTTTCCTTTTGGCATCCCGCTGCTCCAACCCGACAGTGTGGCAGTCAACACCAACGATTTGTTGAAACGCGACAAACCTACCGTGCTAGCCTTTTGGCTCACTACCTGCCGCCCGTGTCAGATGGAATTGGCCAGCTACGCCCAGCATTGTGCGGATTGGCAGCAAGAGGCCGATTTCCGCCTGCTCGCCGTCTCGATTGACTTCCCCGAACGCTGGCCTCAGGTAGTACAGATGGCGAACGAAAAGGGCTGGCCTTTTCCTGTCTATTGGGATTATTCCCGTGCGTTCAAGTCCGTGCTGCCGGGCGGGTTGAACGGCCTTCCCCAGGTTTTTTTGTTCGACGCGAATGGGACGCTCGTTTGGCACCATAAAAAGTACGCGCCGGGCGACGAACAGACATTGTTTTCCCAAATCAAAAATCTGACGCGATGA
- a CDS encoding RNA polymerase sigma factor, which produces MLYRRYANKVFAKCISMLGDEGLARDATQDIFIKILLNLSKFTEQSSFSTWVYSITYNYCIDLIRKKKKIPLLYTEDVGRISKEPEVEIPDSVLLEMKQERLAKVLDRLPPGDKAILMMKYIDDLQIREIGDVLGKTESAIKMQIMRAKQKAQHIYDEMYATDPIEGTT; this is translated from the coding sequence ATGCTATACCGTCGCTACGCCAACAAGGTATTTGCCAAGTGCATCTCCATGTTGGGTGACGAAGGGCTGGCACGCGATGCCACGCAAGATATTTTCATCAAAATTTTGCTCAACCTCTCAAAATTCACGGAGCAGTCATCCTTCTCCACTTGGGTCTATTCAATCACCTACAACTATTGCATTGACCTCATTCGGAAAAAGAAAAAAATACCGCTCCTCTACACGGAAGACGTGGGCAGAATCAGCAAGGAACCCGAAGTGGAAATACCTGACAGCGTGTTGCTTGAGATGAAGCAGGAACGGCTGGCCAAAGTCCTTGACCGCCTTCCGCCGGGCGACAAGGCCATCCTGATGATGAAATACATTGATGATTTGCAGATAAGGGAAATCGGCGACGTGTTGGGCAAGACGGAAAGCGCCATCAAAATGCAAATCATGCGAGCCAAACAAAAAGCGCAACACATCTACGACGAGATGTATGCCACCGACCCCATAGAGGGCACCACCTGA
- a CDS encoding mechanosensitive ion channel, whose translation MFGFLFTIFLSCHCMDFLDQLKNGVFAELLARFSAAIPKLTFALMVMLIGWLIAKGIRKIIRRVLSGLGLDRLAERLNDIDIVQRSGMRIEVSSVLSQMVYYLLMLGFVIFATDILGIPAITQMVRDLVDYIPALFSAFILLLLGLFLAEMVRGIALTTCQSMGLPSAKVISTAIFYFLFITVAISALAQAKINTGFMALNLSIIIAALALAFAVGYGIASRDLLSNYLASGYNRNKVQVGDDIRIIGMRGKVIMIDATSLTLQTDKSEIIIPLSKLATEKVEVFYPDGQEENLLEPGE comes from the coding sequence ATGTTCGGCTTTCTTTTCACAATCTTCCTTTCCTGCCATTGTATGGACTTTCTCGACCAACTGAAAAACGGGGTATTCGCGGAATTGCTCGCCCGTTTTTCAGCCGCCATCCCCAAACTGACCTTTGCCTTGATGGTGATGCTCATCGGCTGGCTTATCGCCAAAGGCATCCGCAAAATCATACGCCGCGTGTTGTCGGGGTTGGGCCTTGACCGCCTCGCCGAACGGCTCAACGACATTGACATCGTGCAGCGCAGCGGAATGCGCATCGAGGTGTCGTCGGTGCTGTCGCAGATGGTCTATTACCTGCTCATGCTGGGGTTCGTGATTTTTGCGACCGATATTTTGGGCATCCCCGCCATCACTCAGATGGTGCGCGACTTGGTGGACTACATTCCGGCGCTTTTCTCGGCATTCATCCTGCTGTTGCTGGGGCTTTTCCTTGCCGAGATGGTGCGCGGCATCGCCCTCACCACTTGCCAATCCATGGGCTTGCCTTCCGCCAAAGTCATTTCCACCGCCATCTTCTACTTTCTTTTCATCACCGTAGCCATCAGCGCCTTGGCCCAAGCCAAAATCAACACCGGCTTCATGGCCCTCAATCTTTCCATCATCATCGCGGCATTGGCGTTGGCTTTTGCGGTGGGCTACGGCATCGCCTCGCGCGATTTGCTTTCCAACTACCTCGCAAGTGGCTACAACCGCAACAAAGTTCAGGTAGGCGACGACATCCGCATCATCGGGATGCGCGGCAAAGTGATTATGATAGATGCCACTTCCCTGACGCTACAAACCGACAAAAGCGAAATCATCATCCCTTTGAGCAAGTTGGCTACCGAAAAGGTCGAAGTTTTTTACCCGGACGGACAGGAGGAAAACCTGCTCGAACCCGGCGAATGA
- a CDS encoding DUF3078 domain-containing protein encodes MKALYTILIALFCFNLLTVNAQEASDARLNEVTSMAQKDTFGWTVGGGLGLDLAGMGISNPRVGGGGGRFGIGGLGTLFANRKEDKWFWNNAFSLQLSAQKLRSADPSLPRGFLKNLDVSRLTSRYGRKMGSDKWFVAADFFAQTLLLQTYQSNYLSPVSDEDRVVAKLFSPLQITFAPGIDYKPNSHLSFFYSPCGVQYILVADDNIAALNIHGNEEGKNTFFGLGSELKAAYNNKYFGDRLSVTNGLRLFSNYLKEPQNVDVLFTNNFSIALFKGLSLDLLAEYFYDHDVKVQKNFGSEDAAKLPYNGRGGQTTGAFLLKYSKIF; translated from the coding sequence ATGAAAGCACTTTACACCATCTTGATTGCGCTCTTTTGTTTCAATCTGCTTACTGTCAATGCGCAAGAAGCCAGCGATGCCCGCCTTAACGAAGTGACATCAATGGCACAAAAAGACACCTTCGGCTGGACGGTGGGTGGCGGCCTTGGCCTCGACTTGGCTGGCATGGGCATCTCCAACCCGCGCGTGGGCGGCGGCGGCGGACGCTTTGGCATCGGTGGCCTCGGCACTTTGTTTGCCAATAGGAAGGAGGACAAATGGTTCTGGAACAACGCCTTTTCGCTACAACTCTCCGCACAAAAATTGCGCTCTGCCGACCCCTCTCTGCCAAGAGGTTTTTTGAAAAACTTGGATGTGTCGCGCCTCACCTCCCGCTATGGCCGCAAAATGGGCAGCGACAAATGGTTCGTCGCAGCAGACTTCTTTGCGCAAACACTCTTGCTCCAAACCTACCAGAGCAACTACCTCTCCCCCGTGAGCGACGAAGACCGAGTAGTGGCCAAACTGTTCTCCCCGCTTCAAATCACCTTTGCGCCGGGCATTGACTACAAGCCCAACTCGCACCTGTCTTTTTTCTATTCTCCTTGCGGCGTTCAATACATTTTGGTTGCTGACGACAACATCGCCGCCCTCAACATTCATGGCAACGAGGAAGGCAAAAACACCTTTTTCGGCCTCGGCTCCGAACTCAAGGCAGCCTACAACAACAAGTATTTTGGCGACCGCCTCTCCGTCACCAATGGCTTGAGACTGTTTTCCAATTACCTGAAAGAGCCTCAAAACGTGGACGTGCTGTTCACCAACAACTTTAGCATCGCCCTCTTCAAAGGCCTTTCGCTGGATTTGCTGGCCGAATACTTCTACGACCACGACGTGAAAGTGCAGAAGAACTTCGGCAGCGAGGATGCCGCCAAATTGCCTTACAACGGTCGCGGCGGCCAAACGACAGGCGCGTTTCTGTTGAAATACAGCAAGATATTTTAG
- a CDS encoding low molecular weight phosphotyrosine protein phosphatase: protein MKILMVCLGNICRSPLAEGIMQHKAIQAGLDWRVDSAGTGYWHVGEQPDSRSIKTARQYGIDITYQRARQFQPADFDRFDRIFVMDTQNLRDVLRHARDDEHRAKVDLILNQIYPTQNRSVPDPYYDDDGFAEVFDMLDAACDAFIQSHLKAQGGQNDV from the coding sequence ATGAAAATACTCATGGTTTGCCTCGGCAACATCTGCCGAAGCCCGCTGGCAGAAGGAATCATGCAACACAAAGCCATTCAAGCGGGACTTGACTGGCGAGTGGACAGCGCCGGCACGGGGTACTGGCATGTGGGCGAACAACCCGACAGCCGCTCCATCAAAACAGCGCGTCAATACGGCATTGACATCACCTACCAGCGGGCAAGGCAATTCCAGCCCGCCGACTTCGACCGCTTCGACCGCATTTTCGTCATGGATACCCAAAACCTCCGCGACGTGCTGCGCCACGCCCGCGACGACGAGCATCGAGCCAAAGTGGATTTGATACTCAACCAAATCTACCCCACCCAAAACCGCTCGGTGCCCGACCCCTACTACGACGACGATGGATTCGCAGAGGTCTTCGATATGTTGGATGCAGCTTGCGACGCATTCATTCAAAGCCATCTGAAAGCGCAAGGGGGACAAAACGATGTATGA
- a CDS encoding tRNA pseudouridine synthase A has translation MYEASLPTATRYFIVLSYLGTRYSGWQVQPNAVSVQATLEAVLSTILRQTIEVTGCGRTDAGVHARYYVAHFDAAGTLPSTFLNGLNSILPDDIAAHSIRQVPADAHARYDAYERSYEYHIALRKDPFATDTAWLFPQHGKVDFEKMRRVAALLPHYTSFSPFCKTGSGLEHFDCEMKEARWEERHEAFRWVFHVTANRFLRGMVRLIVGACLNVGLGKIELDDVKSALDMQQPLKKSLSVPPQGLFLTDVKYPY, from the coding sequence ATGTATGAAGCCAGCTTGCCAACGGCCACGCGATATTTTATTGTGCTATCCTATCTCGGCACCCGATATAGCGGCTGGCAAGTGCAGCCCAATGCCGTATCGGTACAAGCCACGCTAGAGGCGGTACTTTCCACAATTTTGAGACAAACGATTGAGGTGACTGGCTGCGGGCGCACCGACGCGGGCGTGCACGCCCGATACTATGTGGCGCATTTCGACGCAGCAGGCACTCTGCCCTCCACTTTTCTAAATGGCCTGAACAGCATTCTGCCCGACGACATCGCCGCGCACTCCATAAGGCAAGTGCCTGCCGACGCGCACGCTCGCTATGATGCCTACGAGCGCAGCTACGAATACCACATCGCCTTGCGGAAAGACCCATTTGCGACCGACACGGCTTGGCTCTTTCCCCAGCATGGAAAAGTTGATTTTGAAAAAATGCGGCGCGTGGCGGCACTGCTGCCTCACTACACTTCTTTCTCTCCTTTTTGTAAAACAGGCAGCGGGCTGGAACATTTCGACTGCGAAATGAAGGAGGCTCGTTGGGAGGAACGACACGAGGCCTTCCGCTGGGTATTCCACGTCACGGCCAATCGCTTTCTGCGCGGCATGGTGCGGCTCATAGTGGGCGCTTGCCTCAACGTCGGGTTGGGGAAAATAGAACTGGACGACGTGAAATCCGCTTTGGATATGCAACAGCCGCTAAAAAAGAGCCTAAGCGTGCCACCGCAAGGATTGTTTCTGACCGATGTGAAATATCCTTATTGA
- a CDS encoding universal stress protein, which produces MKKILVPTDFSKNAKHALRVAATIATKTGARLGLMHTNTALAYAPVLPEYNFIGSYDMKSYYDMVADEFRHTKKSLVAEPGFEKLDIDTRIEEGLLYASIRRVAEEDKADLVVIGTKGATGAAEFFVGSNTEKVIRTAPCPVLAVPEESGDFDLKTVVLPSTLEKNQMPVFEQLAEWQGHWPFTVKVLYLNNPAMLRSEQEIEQVAGSFAQKAGLNNFSVHTLGSNFNEEASILQFAARVGADLIAMGTHQRRGLSHLLFGSLTEDTVNHSKIPVLSVAVR; this is translated from the coding sequence ATGAAAAAAATACTCGTTCCCACCGATTTTTCCAAAAATGCCAAACACGCCCTGCGCGTAGCTGCTACCATAGCTACCAAAACCGGCGCAAGGCTCGGGCTGATGCACACCAACACGGCGCTTGCTTACGCGCCCGTGCTGCCGGAATACAATTTTATCGGCTCCTACGACATGAAAAGTTATTACGACATGGTGGCCGATGAGTTTCGGCACACCAAAAAGTCTTTGGTGGCTGAGCCGGGATTTGAAAAACTTGACATTGACACTCGCATAGAAGAGGGCTTGCTCTATGCGTCCATACGGCGCGTGGCGGAAGAGGACAAGGCCGATTTGGTGGTGATTGGCACAAAGGGGGCCACAGGCGCGGCAGAGTTCTTTGTGGGTTCCAACACAGAAAAAGTGATTCGCACGGCTCCATGTCCGGTGCTTGCCGTCCCGGAGGAATCGGGTGATTTTGACCTGAAAACGGTGGTGCTGCCTTCTACTTTGGAGAAAAACCAAATGCCCGTGTTCGAGCAATTGGCCGAGTGGCAGGGGCACTGGCCTTTCACGGTCAAGGTGTTGTATTTGAACAACCCTGCTATGCTCCGCTCGGAGCAGGAAATAGAGCAGGTGGCGGGTTCCTTCGCACAAAAGGCAGGGCTGAATAACTTCAGCGTCCACACCTTGGGCAGCAACTTCAATGAAGAGGCCTCCATTTTGCAATTTGCGGCACGAGTGGGGGCAGATTTGATTGCGATGGGCACTCATCAGCGAAGGGGCTTGTCGCACCTACTGTTTGGAAGTCTCACGGAGGACACGGTCAATCATTCCAAAATCCCTGTGCTGAGCGTGGCGGTGCGTTGA
- a CDS encoding tetratricopeptide repeat protein: protein MAKKNAPKPHARPSKSAATPMPKQTISDKWMPWIPLVLGVLVFSTGLTNELLGIDDHTATVDNPAVRDFKLFSSFNLGMYAPLTWAVYGVAYTLGKDNPFWYHLFSLAVHAFNIWLVFRLLARLSIGAKTSLAVTLLFAIHPIQVESVAWIAGFSTPLFSMFFLLSCLKYLDYAERPAEAKPYYLSLLLFVAACLSKSAAVTLPLVLVVLDLWRKPAMPRARQMLGYLPFFLIALIFGLLTIYSRTQSAIVTETPGSELTLLERLQVLCYTPVFYWFNTLAPFKLNIYYSFDKVNGHLPWPYLIAPFVVIVSFVAAWRYREKASWFWFGLLFFFANVSVMLPFVSHGTFEFIADHYNYLAMIGTSLILVKGWQALRERWPSLSGGLRWIGLAWLGLIVILCLRQIGVWKDTNTVVSNAIENGYYQNGLMYAARAKHFGNKGKIKEAIRDFDKSLEINPNLYESYKFRGGLYGMMKQYEKSVADLSKYLEQYPNDAEQYYNRGLSLLNLGRLNDAVADFSRTLELNPNFARAYRARGNAYKSLGEMEKAESDLAEWERRNGTGGN from the coding sequence ATGGCAAAAAAAAATGCGCCAAAGCCCCATGCTCGCCCCTCAAAGTCGGCAGCAACGCCAATGCCCAAACAAACGATTTCCGATAAATGGATGCCATGGATACCGCTCGTGCTGGGGGTATTGGTTTTTAGCACGGGCCTGACGAATGAATTGCTGGGCATTGACGACCATACTGCTACTGTTGACAACCCGGCAGTGCGCGATTTCAAACTGTTCTCCTCCTTCAACTTGGGTATGTACGCCCCCCTCACATGGGCAGTTTATGGCGTGGCGTACACGTTGGGGAAAGACAACCCTTTCTGGTATCACCTATTTAGCCTTGCCGTTCACGCCTTCAACATCTGGCTGGTGTTTCGTTTGCTGGCCCGCTTGAGTATTGGGGCAAAGACATCATTGGCCGTGACGCTCCTGTTCGCCATCCATCCTATTCAAGTAGAATCGGTCGCTTGGATAGCGGGATTTAGCACCCCGCTTTTTTCCATGTTTTTTTTGCTATCGTGTTTGAAATATCTCGATTATGCCGAACGGCCGGCAGAGGCGAAACCCTACTACCTGTCACTCTTGCTTTTCGTGGCCGCCTGCCTCTCGAAAAGCGCCGCAGTGACCCTTCCTTTGGTGCTTGTGGTGCTCGACCTTTGGCGCAAGCCCGCCATGCCACGAGCGCGTCAGATGCTTGGCTACCTTCCTTTCTTCCTAATAGCCCTGATTTTTGGCCTGCTCACCATTTACTCCCGCACCCAGTCGGCCATTGTCACCGAGACGCCGGGAAGCGAGCTTACGCTCTTGGAACGCTTGCAGGTGTTGTGCTACACCCCTGTTTTTTACTGGTTCAACACGCTTGCCCCATTTAAACTAAACATCTACTACTCGTTCGACAAAGTGAACGGCCATCTACCGTGGCCTTATCTGATTGCGCCATTTGTCGTGATTGTCAGTTTCGTAGCCGCTTGGCGCTATCGCGAAAAAGCATCATGGTTTTGGTTTGGCTTGTTGTTCTTTTTCGCAAATGTGTCCGTTATGCTTCCGTTCGTGTCGCACGGGACGTTTGAGTTCATCGCAGACCACTACAACTACTTGGCGATGATTGGCACCAGTCTGATTTTGGTGAAAGGATGGCAAGCACTGCGAGAGCGGTGGCCGAGCCTGTCAGGTGGGCTGCGATGGATAGGCCTTGCTTGGCTTGGCCTGATAGTGATACTTTGCCTTCGGCAAATCGGGGTATGGAAAGACACCAACACCGTTGTGAGCAATGCCATCGAAAACGGATATTATCAAAACGGGCTTATGTATGCGGCACGCGCCAAGCACTTCGGCAACAAGGGCAAAATAAAGGAAGCCATCCGGGACTTTGACAAGTCTTTGGAAATCAATCCTAATTTGTATGAATCCTACAAGTTTCGCGGCGGCTTGTATGGGATGATGAAACAATACGAAAAATCCGTGGCCGACCTGAGCAAGTATCTGGAGCAATATCCCAATGACGCGGAGCAATACTACAATCGCGGTCTTTCGCTGCTCAATCTGGGCCGCCTGAACGATGCTGTCGCCGACTTTTCGAGGACACTCGAACTCAACCCCAACTTCGCTCGCGCCTACCGTGCCCGGGGCAATGCTTACAAGTCGCTGGGCGAAATGGAAAAAGCCGAGTCGGACTTGGCCGAATGGGAAAGAAGAAATGGCACTGGCGGAAATTGA
- a CDS encoding geranylgeranylglyceryl/heptaprenylglyceryl phosphate synthase yields MTVKDKGIYTGLLEAKQLGEKRLAVLFDPDKLRLKKMEAALELAVECGVDYFFIGGSLVVNNMLDGLLAQIRQRCAIPLVLFPGNSFQLSYRADAILFLSLISGRNPELLIGQHVISAPFLKMSPLEIISTGYILVDGGVMTSVQYMSNTYPIPAHKDDIAVCTALAGELLGLKLMYLDAGSGAQTPVAERMIEAVSGAVSVPLIVGGGIRTPEKVATNLRAGADLIVVGSMVEQDPAVIRDMAAAVRDFQRV; encoded by the coding sequence ATGACAGTAAAAGACAAAGGCATCTACACAGGCTTACTGGAAGCCAAGCAACTGGGCGAAAAACGGCTGGCCGTGCTTTTCGACCCCGATAAGCTCCGCCTTAAAAAGATGGAAGCGGCACTGGAATTGGCCGTCGAGTGTGGGGTGGACTACTTTTTTATCGGCGGCAGTCTGGTGGTGAACAACATGCTCGACGGCCTGCTTGCCCAAATCAGGCAGCGTTGTGCCATTCCCCTTGTTCTTTTCCCGGGCAATTCTTTCCAGCTCAGTTATCGCGCCGATGCCATCCTGTTCCTGTCGCTCATCAGCGGTCGCAACCCGGAGCTGCTCATCGGTCAGCATGTCATCTCCGCGCCTTTTCTGAAAATGTCGCCGCTCGAAATCATCAGCACCGGCTACATACTCGTGGATGGCGGCGTAATGACCTCCGTGCAGTATATGTCGAACACCTATCCCATCCCGGCGCACAAGGACGACATCGCCGTGTGCACGGCATTGGCTGGCGAGTTGCTGGGCTTGAAACTGATGTATCTGGATGCGGGCTCGGGTGCCCAAACGCCCGTCGCGGAGCGGATGATAGAGGCGGTGAGTGGGGCCGTGAGTGTGCCGCTGATTGTGGGAGGCGGCATTCGCACGCCGGAAAAAGTGGCCACCAACCTTCGCGCTGGCGCGGACTTGATAGTGGTGGGCAGCATGGTGGAGCAAGACCCTGCCGTGATAAGGGATATGGCCGCGGCGGTCAGGGATTTTCAGAGGGTTTAG
- a CDS encoding TlpA family protein disulfide reductase, which yields MLKRFFFIPLFVGIATVVVAAHISGTFKNAAPGDRVELFVPHYYVDGRSSHFWAELDGQLSFVMEAQLPEAQLAFLKYNEDRLPIFLEPDDTLGIRADIFQFPVVVAFNGRGSANNRLLQQYFKINPPDYDELNNIRFKIGQWWAVVEQVMNERMEALSPTDFKGFLDKRREAASALLDDFSAKHPNTLTPAFFDWMAADITYDWAYHLLFYGQVYANRYQIQPPFFDFLDEAPIISEAIGNDWYRHFLQVLMARQVAKTGQLDNFYARQYELAGQMLSGKSLAFFHSEMIRMAFTSERYREILPYYTQFLQTNEYPAYDAKITGLYEKIARVSPGTVAPPFTGNDSDGRAVRLAQFRGRVVYLNFWASWCSACLKKMEMFDNYAAELNSRGIEIVNVSIDENPANWRASLTARGFKGYHVLASSGYDRNIALTYGVETVPQYFIITKNGSFADKPTGNQPEDIKQQLLQIAAKSY from the coding sequence ATGTTGAAAAGATTTTTTTTCATCCCCCTCTTTGTCGGCATCGCCACGGTGGTCGTAGCCGCGCATATCAGCGGCACATTCAAAAACGCCGCGCCCGGCGACCGGGTCGAACTGTTTGTGCCCCACTACTATGTGGATGGCCGCAGCAGCCATTTCTGGGCCGAGCTGGACGGCCAGCTGTCGTTCGTCATGGAAGCGCAATTGCCGGAGGCACAGTTGGCTTTTTTGAAATACAACGAGGACCGCTTGCCGATTTTTCTCGAGCCAGACGATACGCTGGGTATTCGAGCGGATATTTTTCAGTTCCCGGTGGTCGTCGCCTTCAACGGGCGCGGCAGCGCGAACAACCGCCTCTTGCAGCAGTATTTCAAAATCAACCCGCCCGACTACGACGAACTGAACAACATCCGATTCAAAATCGGCCAGTGGTGGGCGGTGGTGGAACAGGTGATGAACGAGCGCATGGAAGCGTTGTCCCCGACGGATTTCAAGGGTTTCTTGGATAAGCGCCGGGAGGCTGCCTCCGCCCTGCTCGACGACTTTTCGGCCAAACACCCCAACACGCTCACGCCTGCTTTTTTCGACTGGATGGCAGCTGACATTACTTACGATTGGGCCTACCACCTGCTGTTCTATGGCCAGGTGTACGCCAATCGCTATCAGATTCAGCCCCCGTTTTTCGACTTTCTCGACGAGGCTCCCATCATCAGCGAGGCGATTGGCAATGATTGGTACCGCCATTTTTTGCAGGTGCTGATGGCGCGACAAGTGGCAAAGACGGGCCAGTTGGACAATTTCTACGCCCGCCAATACGAGCTGGCCGGGCAGATGCTATCGGGCAAGTCGCTTGCGTTTTTTCACTCTGAGATGATACGCATGGCTTTCACTAGCGAACGCTACCGCGAGATTTTGCCTTATTACACCCAATTTTTGCAAACAAACGAGTACCCGGCCTACGACGCGAAAATCACGGGTCTGTATGAGAAAATAGCCCGTGTGTCGCCGGGCACGGTGGCTCCGCCTTTTACCGGGAATGACTCGGATGGCCGGGCGGTTCGCTTGGCACAATTTCGCGGGCGCGTGGTGTATCTCAATTTTTGGGCGAGCTGGTGCAGCGCCTGTTTGAAAAAAATGGAAATGTTCGACAACTACGCTGCCGAGCTCAACAGCCGGGGCATCGAAATAGTGAATGTATCCATTGACGAAAATCCGGCGAACTGGCGTGCCTCGCTGACGGCACGCGGCTTCAAAGGCTACCATGTGCTGGCATCGTCGGGCTACGACCGCAACATTGCCCTCACTTATGGGGTAGAGACGGTGCCGCAGTATTTCATCATCACCAAAAATGGTTCTTTTGCCGACAAGCCTACTGGCAATCAGCCCGAAGACATCAAACAACAGCTGCTTCAAATCGCGGCGAAGTCCTATTGA
- a CDS encoding CBS domain-containing protein: MKDRFLSWASALRIGSHTFPATLLLVMLATFAALGLGPLLHFVFGTGWVAPLVLTLLLFFALMFFKNLIFKNIYKNAPTEGEAALLEYLVQQNVSGTPGEEEVEMELLENALHLKQVRAHDCMAPRPEIVHIDVRSSVAELRQLFIESSLSRILVTEGELDNVLGYVHVQQLFSKPSNIRSIVMPIKFVPETIQVNDLLNKFIKNRTNIACVVDEYGSLAGLVTLEDALEQLFGDIDDEHDQEEFIEVQISDREYLFSGRLDVDYLNEKYPALALPEGDYNTLSGYLVMTTQTIPEQGARLELDGKTFVLELVSDKKIETVRVLLQ; this comes from the coding sequence ATGAAAGACCGATTTCTCTCCTGGGCCTCCGCCCTGCGCATCGGAAGCCACACCTTCCCCGCTACGCTGCTGCTCGTGATGTTGGCCACGTTTGCGGCATTGGGGCTGGGGCCGTTGCTCCATTTTGTTTTTGGCACGGGCTGGGTGGCTCCTTTGGTATTGACGCTGCTTCTTTTTTTTGCGTTGATGTTTTTCAAAAATCTGATTTTTAAAAACATATACAAAAACGCGCCCACAGAGGGGGAGGCGGCCTTGTTGGAATATCTGGTACAGCAAAACGTGTCGGGCACTCCCGGCGAGGAAGAGGTAGAGATGGAACTGCTCGAAAATGCGCTTCATCTCAAGCAGGTGCGCGCGCACGACTGCATGGCTCCCCGCCCCGAAATCGTGCACATTGACGTGCGATCATCGGTGGCCGAGCTGCGCCAACTGTTCATAGAGAGCAGCCTGTCGCGCATCCTTGTGACCGAGGGCGAGCTGGACAACGTGTTGGGTTATGTGCATGTGCAACAGCTGTTTTCCAAGCCGAGCAACATCCGCAGCATAGTGATGCCCATCAAGTTTGTGCCGGAGACCATTCAGGTGAATGATTTGCTCAACAAGTTCATCAAAAACCGCACGAACATCGCCTGTGTGGTGGATGAGTACGGCAGTCTCGCGGGGCTTGTCACGCTGGAGGACGCGCTCGAACAACTTTTTGGCGACATTGACGACGAACACGACCAAGAAGAGTTCATCGAGGTGCAAATATCGGACAGGGAGTATCTGTTCTCCGGGCGCCTCGATGTGGATTATCTCAACGAAAAATATCCCGCACTCGCCTTGCCGGAAGGTGACTACAACACACTTTCGGGGTATTTGGTGATGACGACCCAGACGATTCCCGAACAGGGCGCTCGGCTGGAATTGGATGGCAAGACCTTCGTGCTCGAGCTGGTGAGCGACAAGAAAATAGAGACCGTGCGCGTGTTGCTCCAATGA